From a region of the Coprococcus comes ATCC 27758 genome:
- a CDS encoding putative ABC transporter permease, with translation MNHYTGYELLWLFFIYSFGGWVLETISATLKQRKFANRGLVNGPFCVLYGLTAIAMTVGLQELRGIWLFIFATVYATVAEWVSGHLIEKAFKARWWDYSNIKWNLDGYICLPASLFWGVLGYLAVRWCNGVTLILLHILPKLLMHIVLLTLIGVLFVDIFGSFMLLTGKSKKPERWIATDAGMDKISTKIAGKIAGSLEKRLKKAYPKARKIEEEIREENEEKVFAKGCGFYKIVMLFMIGAFLGDITETIFCRVTAGVWMSRSSVVWGPFSIVWGLAIALVTALLYKYKDKGDRFLFLTGTLLGGAYEYFCSVFTELVFGKVFWDYSKIPFNLGGRINLLYCFFWGIAAVVWFKILFPPVEKWIEKIPAVAGKLLTWFLLVFMVCNILVSCVALVRYDERGNGVQATNVVQKWVDVHYDDAKMKKIYPNAKGIN, from the coding sequence ATGAATCACTATACTGGATATGAATTACTGTGGCTCTTTTTTATTTATTCTTTTGGTGGCTGGGTATTGGAAACGATATCGGCAACTTTGAAGCAGAGAAAGTTTGCTAACCGAGGTCTGGTAAATGGACCGTTCTGTGTGCTCTATGGTCTGACCGCAATTGCGATGACAGTGGGATTACAGGAACTTCGGGGAATCTGGCTATTTATCTTTGCAACGGTCTATGCAACAGTTGCAGAATGGGTCAGTGGACATCTGATCGAAAAAGCATTCAAGGCAAGATGGTGGGATTATTCAAATATCAAATGGAACCTGGATGGATATATTTGTCTTCCGGCTTCACTATTTTGGGGTGTGCTCGGTTATCTGGCAGTGAGATGGTGCAATGGGGTCACGTTGATTTTATTACATATTCTGCCGAAGCTTCTGATGCATATTGTGCTGCTGACACTGATCGGTGTACTTTTTGTGGATATCTTTGGTTCCTTTATGCTTCTTACCGGAAAGAGTAAGAAGCCGGAGCGCTGGATTGCAACGGATGCCGGGATGGATAAGATCAGCACAAAAATTGCGGGAAAGATTGCCGGAAGTCTGGAAAAGCGTCTGAAAAAAGCATATCCAAAGGCAAGAAAAATCGAAGAGGAAATCCGGGAAGAGAACGAAGAAAAGGTATTTGCAAAAGGGTGCGGCTTTTATAAGATCGTGATGCTGTTTATGATCGGTGCTTTTCTGGGAGATATCACAGAAACGATTTTCTGTCGTGTGACGGCTGGAGTATGGATGAGCAGAAGCAGTGTGGTCTGGGGACCGTTCAGCATTGTCTGGGGGCTTGCAATTGCGCTTGTCACAGCACTTTTGTACAAATATAAGGATAAAGGGGATCGTTTTCTTTTCCTTACAGGAACATTGCTTGGTGGTGCTTATGAGTATTTCTGCAGTGTGTTTACGGAACTTGTATTTGGAAAAGTGTTCTGGGATTACAGTAAGATCCCGTTTAACCTGGGAGGTCGAATCAATCTGCTTTACTGCTTTTTCTGGGGAATTGCTGCGGTTGTGTGGTTTAAAATATTATTTCCACCTGTGGAAAAATGGATAGAAAAAATACCGGCAGTTGCAGGAAAGCTTTTGACCTGGTTTTTATTAGTATTTATGGTTTGCAATATTCTGGTATCCTGTGTGGCACTGGTAAGATACGATGAAAGAGGAAATGGTGTACAGGCGACGAATGTTGTCCAGAAGTGGGTGGATGTGCATTATGATGATGCGAAGATGAAGAAAATCTATCCAAATGCGAAGGGGATAAATTAG
- a CDS encoding radical SAM protein, with product MDYEGQICRAPMERSSFMLPVMVGCSYNQCKFCNLFRHLKYRELPMEQIEAELKRVRELHGKPKKIFLGDGNAFGLKTEKLYEILDLIAYYFPECEGINMDATVTSVLHKSQEELEMLARKKVKHLYLGIESGLDDVLKFMKKDHDLAQAYQAIDRLHEAGLIYDAHIMTGVAGKGRGMENAEALAQFLNRTNPAHVVNFSMFLHKEVPLYQDIRQGTFVPADELETIREEYHLIERIAPEKAGANILYDGFHDFIHVRVRGHLPGDKEKMLAKLNGIIQEYEGKEPVYSFVQGECPDLEYCDDGKAVWDMDRKTS from the coding sequence ATGGATTACGAAGGACAGATTTGCCGGGCCCCGATGGAAAGAAGCTCTTTCATGCTTCCGGTTATGGTTGGATGCTCATATAATCAGTGTAAATTCTGTAATTTATTCCGGCATCTGAAGTATCGGGAACTTCCGATGGAACAGATTGAAGCGGAACTAAAGAGAGTGCGGGAACTGCATGGGAAGCCGAAGAAGATCTTTCTGGGGGATGGTAATGCATTTGGTCTGAAGACAGAAAAATTGTATGAGATTCTGGATCTGATCGCATATTACTTCCCGGAATGTGAAGGGATTAATATGGATGCGACTGTTACGAGTGTTTTACATAAAAGCCAGGAAGAGTTGGAAATGCTTGCTAGAAAAAAGGTAAAGCATCTGTATCTTGGAATCGAGAGCGGACTGGATGATGTGCTGAAATTTATGAAAAAAGATCATGATCTGGCACAGGCATATCAGGCAATCGACAGGCTTCATGAAGCAGGACTGATTTATGATGCACATATTATGACCGGAGTCGCAGGAAAAGGAAGAGGAATGGAAAATGCAGAAGCACTGGCGCAGTTCCTGAACAGGACCAATCCGGCGCATGTAGTGAATTTTTCCATGTTTCTGCATAAAGAAGTTCCGTTGTATCAAGATATACGGCAAGGTACTTTTGTTCCGGCAGATGAGCTGGAAACAATTCGGGAAGAATATCATCTGATCGAGAGGATCGCACCGGAAAAAGCAGGAGCAAATATTTTATATGATGGTTTTCATGACTTTATCCATGTGAGAGTCAGAGGACATCTTCCGGGTGATAAAGAAAAAATGCTTGCCAAATTAAATGGTATCATTCAGGAATATGAAGGAAAAGAACCGGTTTATTCCTTTGTACAGGGGGAATGCCCGGATCTGGAATACTGTGATGATGGTAAGGCAGTATGGGATATGGACCGGAAGACTTCATAG
- a CDS encoding nitroreductase — MNEVIKNMEERRSVRGYKPDMIRKEDLDTIIEAGTYAATGMGMQSPIIVAVTDKATRDQLSAMNAKIMGTDTDPFYGAPVVLIVLADKARPTYLYDGSLVMGNLMNAAHSLGIGSCWIHRAKEEFESEEGKALLKKWGIEGDYEGIGHCVLGYAAAELPAAKPRKENYVYYVEA, encoded by the coding sequence ATGAATGAAGTAATCAAAAATATGGAAGAACGCAGAAGTGTCCGTGGATACAAACCGGATATGATCAGAAAAGAGGATCTGGATACGATCATTGAGGCCGGAACTTATGCGGCAACGGGAATGGGAATGCAGTCACCGATCATCGTGGCAGTGACGGATAAAGCAACAAGAGATCAGCTTTCAGCAATGAATGCAAAAATTATGGGAACCGATACAGATCCGTTTTATGGTGCACCGGTAGTTCTTATTGTACTTGCAGATAAGGCAAGACCGACATATCTTTATGATGGAAGTCTTGTGATGGGAAATCTGATGAATGCAGCGCATTCGCTTGGAATCGGAAGCTGCTGGATCCACCGGGCAAAAGAAGAATTTGAATCCGAGGAAGGAAAGGCTCTTCTGAAAAAATGGGGAATCGAAGGAGACTATGAAGGAATCGGTCATTGCGTACTTGGATATGCGGCAGCAGAACTTCCTGCAGCAAAACCAAGAAAAGAAAATTATGTCTATTATGTAGAAGCATAG
- a CDS encoding 5-methyltetrahydropteroyltriglutamate--homocysteine S-methyltransferase produces MSKNTPFRYDYVGSFLRPETLKKARRDFEEGKISKEELTKVEDDAILDLVEKQKKAGYHVITDGEFRRATWHLDFMWGFNGVGHEPTKTGLPFHGEAAMIDDTYLTGKISVDQHPFVEHFKFVKALEDESTVAKQTIPAPAQFLEQFIMPMSLPNTNQYYPDVEELAEDIANGYKKVIRDLYDAGCRSIQLDDCSWGMCVDPHAAAIFGTDEAGLQKIMEQLLAINNRAIEGAPEDLVINTHVCRGNFHSTYASSGAYDRVAEALFARENVSAYYLEFDDARSGGFEPLKSVSGDKKVVLGLITTKSPKLEDKEDVIKRIHEAAKYVPLDRLYLSPQCGFASCEIGNKLTEEEQWKKLALVKEIAEEVWGEEK; encoded by the coding sequence ATGAGTAAAAATACACCATTTCGTTATGACTATGTAGGAAGCTTTTTAAGACCGGAAACACTGAAAAAAGCAAGGAGAGATTTTGAAGAAGGAAAAATTTCTAAAGAAGAACTGACAAAGGTTGAGGATGATGCAATTCTTGATCTGGTAGAGAAGCAGAAAAAAGCCGGATATCATGTGATCACAGACGGCGAGTTCAGAAGAGCAACCTGGCATCTGGATTTTATGTGGGGATTTAATGGGGTGGGACATGAGCCGACCAAGACTGGGTTACCATTTCACGGAGAAGCTGCAATGATCGATGATACGTATCTTACCGGAAAGATTTCCGTAGATCAGCATCCGTTTGTAGAGCATTTCAAATTTGTAAAGGCACTGGAAGATGAAAGTACAGTAGCAAAGCAGACAATCCCGGCACCGGCACAGTTCCTGGAACAGTTTATTATGCCAATGTCCCTTCCAAATACCAATCAGTATTATCCGGATGTGGAAGAACTGGCAGAAGATATCGCAAATGGATATAAGAAAGTTATTCGTGACCTGTATGATGCGGGCTGTAGAAGCATTCAGTTGGATGACTGTTCATGGGGAATGTGTGTAGATCCACATGCTGCAGCAATTTTCGGAACCGATGAAGCCGGACTTCAGAAAATCATGGAACAGCTTCTTGCTATCAATAACCGTGCAATTGAGGGAGCGCCGGAAGATCTGGTGATCAACACTCATGTATGCCGTGGAAATTTCCATTCTACTTATGCAAGCAGTGGTGCATATGACCGTGTGGCAGAAGCTTTATTCGCCCGTGAAAATGTAAGTGCATATTATCTGGAATTTGATGATGCACGTTCTGGTGGATTTGAGCCGTTGAAGAGTGTAAGTGGTGATAAAAAAGTGGTTCTCGGTCTGATCACAACCAAGTCACCAAAGCTGGAAGATAAAGAAGACGTAATTAAGAGAATCCATGAAGCAGCGAAATATGTCCCGCTCGACAGACTGTATTTGAGTCCACAGTGTGGATTTGCTTCCTGTGAAATCGGAAATAAACTGACAGAAGAAGAACAGTGGAAGAAGCTTGCACTGGTAAAAGAAATCGCGGAAGAAGTATGGGGCGAAGAAAAATAA
- a CDS encoding LysR family transcriptional regulator gives MTLQQLKYVVTVAETGTITEAANRLYISQPSLTNAIRELEKEMKITIFLRTNKGIILSKEGEDFLGYARQVLEQAAILEDKYKGTSGGKKKFCVSTQHYSFAVNAFVDLIKTYGQDEYDFSLRETQTYEIIEDVAKMRSEIGILFLNNFNETVLEKILKSNGLIFHQLFVAKPHVFISRRHPLADHKIITNEELDDYPYLSFEQGEHNSFYFSEEIFSVSERKKNIRVRDRATLFNLLIGLNGYTVCSGVIDKKLNGKDIIAVPLADESDMRIGYITHKKRMLSRLGTTYLDALKKYLQ, from the coding sequence ATGACTCTTCAACAATTAAAATATGTCGTAACTGTTGCTGAAACAGGAACAATTACCGAAGCCGCAAATCGTCTTTATATTTCCCAGCCAAGCCTGACAAACGCAATCCGTGAACTGGAAAAAGAAATGAAGATTACCATTTTTCTCCGGACTAATAAAGGGATCATCCTTTCAAAAGAAGGCGAAGATTTCTTAGGATACGCCAGACAGGTGCTGGAACAGGCCGCTATTCTCGAAGATAAATACAAAGGAACTTCTGGCGGGAAAAAGAAATTCTGTGTATCCACGCAACACTATTCTTTCGCTGTCAATGCCTTTGTCGATCTGATCAAAACCTACGGACAGGATGAATATGATTTCAGTCTCCGCGAAACCCAGACATACGAAATCATCGAAGATGTAGCAAAAATGCGCAGCGAGATTGGAATTCTTTTCTTAAATAATTTTAATGAAACGGTTCTGGAAAAAATTTTAAAATCCAACGGGCTTATTTTTCATCAGCTGTTTGTTGCAAAACCACATGTATTTATCAGCAGACGTCACCCTCTCGCCGATCACAAAATAATCACCAATGAAGAACTGGACGATTATCCATATCTTTCCTTTGAACAGGGTGAACACAACTCCTTTTATTTTTCAGAAGAAATCTTTTCTGTATCTGAACGCAAAAAAAATATCCGTGTACGGGATCGTGCCACCTTATTTAATCTTCTGATCGGGCTAAATGGCTACACAGTATGCAGTGGTGTAATTGACAAAAAGTTGAATGGAAAAGATATTATTGCCGTTCCTCTTGCTGACGAAAGTGATATGCGGATTGGGTATATTACACATAAAAAAAGGATGTTAAGCAGATTAGGGACAACTTATCTGGATGCCTTGAAAAAATATCTGCAATAA
- the feoB gene encoding ferrous iron transport protein B, which yields MTLKELQVGKTATILSVGGNGALRQHFLDMGLIQGTEVTIVKYAPMGDPVEIRIHGYELTIRLEDAGQIEITPAHEPHYKKKEGRQPLGDAQHPGYGEAGIFHEKKTEHPLPENTTLTFALVGNQNCGKTTLFNQLTGSNQHVGNFPGVTVDRKDGVIKEHPNTRITDLPGIYSMSPYSSEEIVTREFLLQDKPKGIINIVDATNIERNMYLTMQLMELEIPMVVALNMMDEMRVNGGSVRVNELEAFLGVPVVPISAAKGEGIAELVEHALHVAKYQEAPEEVDFCSAEGQESAVHRCIHAIMHLIEDHAKEAGIPVRFAASKLAENDELVLEKLKLSQNEKELLEHINLQMEEECKVDRSSAVAGMRFNYIQRACEDTVLKPHESRERVRSRKIDQVLTGKYTGIPAFIAIMGLVFWLTFNVIGAFLQDLLQQGIDQVIVACSQALDAAGVNGVLKSLIVDGIFQGVGSVLSFLPIIVTLFFFLSMLEDSGYMARVAFIMDKLLRKIGLSGRSIVPMLIGFGCTVPGVMASRTLSSERDRKMTIMLTPFMSCSAKLPIYAFFTAAFFPGKGAIVMIGLYFFGILMGILTALAMKGTMFKGEPVPFVMELPNYRMPGAKNVGQLLWEKAKDFLQRAFTVIFGATIVIWFLQSFDLHLNMVTDSQTSILATVAGMIAPVFIPLGFGDWRISTALISGFMAKESVVSTLSILFGSTAALTAVINTAGAAALLIFCLLYTPCVAAIASIKRELGGKWAIGVVIFQCVIAWAAAFIVHGIVCLF from the coding sequence ATGACATTAAAAGAATTACAAGTCGGAAAGACAGCTACGATTCTTTCCGTAGGAGGAAATGGTGCACTCAGGCAGCATTTTCTGGATATGGGATTGATCCAGGGAACAGAAGTAACGATTGTAAAGTATGCGCCGATGGGAGATCCGGTTGAGATCAGGATCCATGGTTATGAACTTACGATTCGTCTGGAGGATGCCGGACAGATTGAAATTACGCCGGCCCATGAGCCACATTATAAGAAGAAGGAAGGCAGACAACCGTTAGGAGATGCACAGCATCCGGGGTATGGAGAAGCAGGCATTTTTCATGAGAAGAAAACAGAGCATCCGTTACCGGAGAATACGACACTTACGTTTGCATTGGTTGGAAATCAGAATTGTGGAAAAACAACGCTGTTCAACCAGCTGACCGGATCGAATCAGCATGTGGGAAATTTCCCAGGTGTTACGGTTGACAGAAAAGACGGTGTGATCAAGGAACATCCCAATACCCGTATTACCGATCTTCCGGGAATTTATTCTATGTCTCCGTATAGCAGTGAGGAAATTGTTACAAGAGAATTTCTGCTTCAGGATAAACCGAAAGGAATCATCAATATTGTAGATGCAACCAATATTGAACGGAATATGTATCTGACGATGCAGCTTATGGAACTTGAGATCCCAATGGTTGTTGCGCTGAATATGATGGATGAGATGCGTGTGAACGGTGGCTCTGTGCGTGTGAATGAGCTGGAAGCATTTCTCGGAGTACCGGTTGTACCAATCTCGGCAGCAAAGGGAGAAGGAATTGCGGAACTGGTAGAACATGCACTGCATGTCGCAAAATATCAGGAAGCACCGGAGGAAGTGGATTTCTGCTCTGCTGAAGGTCAGGAAAGTGCGGTTCACAGATGCATTCATGCGATCATGCATCTGATTGAAGATCATGCAAAGGAAGCAGGGATCCCGGTCAGATTTGCAGCAAGCAAACTGGCAGAGAATGATGAGCTTGTCCTGGAAAAATTAAAGCTGAGCCAGAATGAAAAGGAACTTCTGGAACATATCAATCTGCAGATGGAAGAAGAATGCAAGGTAGACCGTTCATCAGCAGTAGCGGGAATGCGTTTTAACTATATCCAGCGTGCCTGTGAAGATACGGTCTTAAAGCCACATGAGAGCAGGGAGCGGGTGCGAAGCAGGAAGATTGATCAGGTTCTGACAGGAAAATATACCGGGATTCCGGCATTTATCGCAATTATGGGACTGGTATTCTGGCTCACATTTAATGTGATCGGAGCATTTTTGCAGGATCTTCTGCAACAGGGAATTGACCAGGTGATTGTAGCCTGCAGTCAGGCACTGGATGCGGCAGGAGTCAATGGCGTATTAAAGTCACTGATTGTAGATGGAATCTTTCAGGGGGTTGGAAGCGTGCTGAGTTTCCTGCCGATCATTGTTACACTGTTCTTTTTCCTTTCGATGCTGGAGGACAGTGGATATATGGCAAGGGTTGCGTTTATTATGGATAAACTTTTGCGAAAGATTGGTCTTTCCGGAAGAAGTATTGTACCGATGCTGATCGGATTTGGATGTACAGTACCGGGAGTTATGGCGAGCCGGACACTTTCTTCAGAGCGTGATCGTAAAATGACGATTATGCTGACTCCGTTTATGAGTTGTTCAGCAAAACTTCCGATCTATGCATTCTTTACAGCGGCGTTTTTCCCGGGGAAGGGTGCAATTGTAATGATTGGTCTCTATTTCTTCGGAATCCTGATGGGAATCCTTACTGCACTTGCAATGAAAGGGACGATGTTTAAAGGAGAACCTGTTCCGTTTGTTATGGAGCTTCCGAATTATCGTATGCCGGGAGCGAAAAATGTTGGTCAGCTTCTCTGGGAAAAAGCAAAGGACTTCCTGCAGAGAGCATTTACCGTTATTTTTGGTGCAACGATCGTGATCTGGTTCCTGCAGAGCTTTGATCTGCATCTGAATATGGTGACAGATTCACAGACAAGTATCCTTGCAACGGTAGCAGGTATGATCGCACCTGTATTCATTCCACTTGGATTTGGTGATTGGAGAATATCAACGGCACTGATTTCCGGATTTATGGCAAAAGAGAGTGTCGTCTCCACTCTTTCGATTTTGTTTGGGTCAACAGCAGCACTGACAGCGGTGATAAATACAGCCGGTGCAGCAGCACTTTTGATTTTCTGTCTTTTGTATACACCGTGTGTGGCAGCGATTGCTTCTATTAAAAGAGAACTTGGTGGTAAATGGGCGATCGGTGTTGTGATCTTTCAGTGCGTGATTGCATGGGCTGCTGCATTTATTGTGCATGGAATTGTATGTTTGTTTTAA
- a CDS encoding response regulator, which translates to MADKHKILIVEDDKYIINFISMSLKKEDYDYVIAKTCGEANALFYANRPDMIILDLGLPDGDGIEIIKNVREISKIPIIVVSARQEEEEKIQALDLGADDYVTKPFYMGELLARIRVALRKSNQIPEEKKEKIFQCDYLKVDWEKHQVSIDGKEVHLTPMEYKILKLLIDNRGKVLTHNYILGQIWGSAQGVEAANLRVFMAALRRKIEKDPGNCRFILTEVGVGYRFRETAE; encoded by the coding sequence ATGGCAGATAAGCATAAAATTTTAATTGTGGAAGACGATAAATATATTATTAACTTTATCTCGATGAGTCTTAAGAAAGAAGACTATGATTATGTGATTGCGAAGACATGTGGAGAAGCAAATGCACTGTTCTATGCAAACAGACCAGATATGATCATTCTGGATCTTGGACTTCCGGATGGTGACGGGATTGAGATTATAAAAAATGTAAGAGAAATCTCAAAGATACCGATCATTGTGGTCAGTGCAAGACAGGAAGAGGAAGAAAAAATACAGGCACTGGATCTGGGGGCAGATGATTATGTGACAAAACCGTTTTATATGGGCGAACTGCTGGCCAGAATCCGTGTGGCGCTCAGAAAGAGTAACCAGATTCCGGAGGAAAAGAAAGAAAAAATCTTTCAGTGTGATTATCTGAAAGTGGACTGGGAAAAACATCAGGTATCGATAGATGGGAAAGAAGTTCATCTGACTCCGATGGAATATAAAATTTTGAAACTATTGATCGACAACAGGGGAAAGGTACTGACACATAATTATATTCTCGGTCAGATCTGGGGCAGTGCACAGGGAGTAGAAGCAGCCAACCTGAGGGTATTTATGGCAGCACTGCGAAGGAAGATAGAAAAGGATCCCGGAAATTGCAGATTTATTCTGACAGAAGTCGGAGTAGGGTACCGGTTTAGAGAGACTGCGGAATAA
- a CDS encoding sensor histidine kinase produces MTKERVKYMVQSIAIMAIATFLSFFLQSYGIRKENILMIYIVGVLVITVTTTGYLYGMMASVCSVLLFNYFFTVPVHTFAMTDQNDVVLLVFFLIAGFISASIMVRFHNQVRIAEETRAQMEREKLKSNMLRSISHDFRTPLTGIMGAAGLLKEADELDAGVRKELAGEIQEQSVWLMRLMENILNMTKLESEEFEIRKNQEVVDDLIYEAVSHIIGLREKRRFEIKLPSELIVVNVDGKLMVQVLVNLLDNAMKHTGENGWICIEARYDAGKVWISVEDDGDGIQEDLKENIFDEFVTRSDEKGDRQRGIGLGLAICKAVVNAHGGNICAENRKEGGARFMFWLEARQVSTDGR; encoded by the coding sequence ATGACAAAAGAGAGAGTAAAATATATGGTGCAGTCGATTGCGATCATGGCGATTGCAACATTTTTGTCTTTTTTTCTCCAGAGTTATGGAATTCGAAAAGAAAATATTCTGATGATCTATATTGTGGGTGTACTGGTCATAACAGTTACAACTACCGGTTATCTGTATGGAATGATGGCTTCTGTATGCAGTGTGCTGCTGTTTAATTATTTTTTTACAGTGCCGGTGCACACATTTGCGATGACGGATCAGAATGATGTGGTACTTCTTGTATTTTTCCTTATCGCAGGATTCATTTCCGCAAGTATTATGGTACGATTTCATAATCAGGTGCGTATTGCAGAGGAAACAAGGGCACAGATGGAAAGAGAAAAGCTGAAAAGCAATATGCTGAGAAGTATATCCCATGATTTCAGGACACCTTTGACCGGAATTATGGGAGCTGCAGGACTCTTAAAAGAGGCGGATGAGTTGGATGCCGGAGTCAGAAAGGAACTGGCAGGAGAGATACAGGAGCAGTCTGTATGGCTGATGCGCCTGATGGAAAATATTTTGAATATGACAAAGCTGGAAAGTGAAGAATTTGAGATCCGGAAAAACCAGGAAGTAGTGGATGATCTGATCTATGAAGCCGTATCACATATCATAGGACTCCGGGAAAAGAGGAGATTTGAAATTAAACTTCCGTCGGAGCTGATTGTTGTAAATGTAGATGGAAAACTGATGGTCCAGGTGCTGGTCAATCTTCTGGATAATGCGATGAAGCATACAGGGGAAAATGGATGGATCTGTATAGAAGCCAGATATGATGCAGGGAAAGTGTGGATCAGTGTAGAAGATGACGGAGACGGGATTCAGGAAGATCTGAAAGAAAATATTTTTGACGAATTTGTTACAAGGTCAGATGAAAAAGGGGACAGACAAAGAGGAATTGGACTGGGATTGGCTATATGTAAAGCGGTAGTAAATGCACATGGTGGAAATATTTGTGCAGAGAACAGAAAAGAAGGCGGAGCAAGGTTCATGTTCTGGTTGGAGGCAAGGCAGGTAAGTACAGATGGCAGATAA
- a CDS encoding potassium channel family protein, whose amino-acid sequence MKSVLIIGIGRFGHHLCIDMANRGNEVMIIDKDEKKTTDLLEYATAVRVGDCTNEEVLRSLGVGNFDLCFVCIGSNFQSSLEITSLVKELGAKHVVSKANRDIHAKFLLRNGADEVFYPDRDIAERLAVKYSANHVFDYFELSKDYSIFEIQPKAAWIGRTIEEADIRANYHINVFGIKKNTELVVLPRADYVMHEKDHLLVVGLTKDIDRLLASIK is encoded by the coding sequence ATGAAATCAGTATTGATTATAGGAATTGGAAGATTTGGCCATCATCTGTGTATTGATATGGCAAATCGGGGAAATGAGGTAATGATCATCGATAAAGATGAGAAAAAGACAACGGATTTGCTGGAATACGCAACAGCAGTACGGGTAGGGGACTGTACAAATGAAGAAGTATTAAGAAGTCTTGGAGTAGGAAATTTCGATCTTTGCTTTGTGTGCATCGGATCAAATTTCCAGAGCAGTCTGGAGATAACAAGCCTGGTAAAAGAGCTTGGAGCCAAACATGTTGTCAGTAAGGCAAACAGGGATATTCATGCAAAATTCTTATTGAGAAATGGAGCGGATGAAGTCTTTTATCCGGATCGGGATATTGCAGAACGACTGGCTGTAAAATACAGTGCAAATCATGTTTTTGACTATTTTGAACTCAGTAAGGATTATTCGATTTTTGAAATCCAGCCGAAGGCTGCATGGATCGGGCGGACGATAGAAGAAGCGGATATAAGGGCAAACTATCATATAAATGTATTTGGAATAAAGAAAAATACAGAGCTGGTGGTCCTTCCGAGAGCGGATTATGTGATGCATGAGAAGGATCATCTGCTTGTAGTAGGTCTTACAAAGGATATTGACCGTCTGCTTGCAAGTATAAAATGA